Within the Musa acuminata AAA Group cultivar baxijiao chromosome BXJ2-9, Cavendish_Baxijiao_AAA, whole genome shotgun sequence genome, the region ATATTGAATAAACAGTTTGTGTTTCATAAAGAATGCTCAAAATTTGTAGGTTTGCTGGTAGAGGATAATGATGGACCACGAGGGAAGTGTTAGGTAATGCAAACACAAactttgatcaaagaaaatgcctATTGAATTTAAGACTAACAGGACATCCCATTACTTTTTCCTTCTAGATTTTGATCCTTAATGGTTATCTTTCctcccctttctcctctctttataaacttttctctcaatttcATTGGTAATGAACATTAAATactataacaatagcaaatgacaaATACGATAGTCGCAATAAATAAAAACACAATAGTAGTAGCATCTTTGTTAGTTGTGTTTTCGGTCTTTTGTTTGTCTTTCCTTTTTCTAAGCAAAGGATAAGTAACGAAGGATTTGATCCGAAGACCCTAACATGATTTGTCAAGGTTTTTAAGGTTTACCAAACCAATGTTTTAGGTGTAAAATATGTTGGATGTGGTTTCAAACCCTCAATTTTTAACAAGTGGATCAGCTACACCACCATCAGACTAATGTTTTAGGTTTAAACATATCATATGAGGTTTCGAACCCTCAACCCTTTGTAAGTGGATTTAGTGCACTATCATCAAATTAATGTTTTAGGTGTAAAAATATGTCGGATGAGATTTCAAATCCTTAACTTTTGGTAAGTGGGTATGGTACACTACCACCAGACTAATGTTTTAGGTGTAAAAATATATCAGATGAGTTTTTGAACCCTCAACCTTTGATAAGTGGGTCTAATGATGGTACTAGACCCACTTATCAAAGGTTAAGGGTTCAAAAccttatttgatatatttttttcatctaaATTATTAGTCTGGTTATGATATATCAGATTCACTTACCAAAGGTTGATGATTTACAATCTCATCAGACATATTTTTTACCTAAAACATTGGTGTGATGGTGCTTTCCTTTCTTGCATTGCTATCACTAGACCCACTTATTAAAGATTAAGGGTTTAAAACcttatctaatatatttttttcacctAAAATGTTAGTCTGGTTATAGTGTATTAGATCCACTTACCAAAGGTTGATTGATGTAGAACAGAATAgggaagtagagagagagagagggaaagagaaagaaagagaagtgtgagataagAGAGATGAGTAAGAGACTAGAGAAGATACAATTCTTTTTATTCAAATCTAAAAAATGCTTGATCCATTGACAAGCTTTACTATTTATAAAGGTTTAAGAGCCTTGACATAATTAATGAAGATGATAATTCCCAAGAGTAATCTCCTAgggaattaatatattttttagaaatccaaaatgtGATTTCTCGATACCCAAATACTAAATGAGTGCACTTATTATAAAAGGAGTTCCTAAAAAgatcaaaagattttttttttaaattttcaacacaactcttagaatttttagaccaactaattgatgatttttGTTGATTTCCTTGCCTAGAATAAACTTTTCTGAAATCCTTTTTAAAGCAAGATGGTTCTTCATCATTAATTGTTCACAATCTCATCCGACATATTTTTCACCTAAAACATTTGTTTGGTGGCGCTTTCCTTGACTACACTcccttctattttttttattcttttgactTGTCAAATGGCCTAAAATTTGTCAATACCTGTCAAGTTTGCTTGATTCTAGCCAATTCTATTACCAATTTATGGTTGTAAGGTTGAGAATTAAGCAAAACCATATGGTCTTGCATGTTGTCTTAAATGCCATGTCAGTTAATATCAACACAAGATTTCAAGTCATGGATTCTGACTCACTGGATGGACTTCTTAGAGTCCTGAGGTGTCCTTTTGCTACAAAAGAAGGCAATTTGGTTACTCTTTATGAAGATTTTAGCTATTTTAAAAGGGTATAAAATCATTAGTAATTTTTAGCCTATTGTAATTAAAAATTAGGCATTAGTAGCCTATAAATGAGTCTGTAGAACCTCCTAATTGTTCTTCTTGGCtactttaaaatatattttgtagCAATAAAATCCTTTTAAGTCCATATATTAATCTTTTGAGGACCATTTCTTCCTCAAATTAGAGAAAGCCCAGTTAGTGGTGGCTGCACCGAACACTCGGTATTCCTTAGTAATGCATAGAACTGAGAACCATGCCTACCTAAGATGCATGCAATTCTATGAAATGTTTGCAGCTAATAGGTTGGAAATGACCAAAATGATAAAAATGTTTCactcaaatctttttaatagacatCACAACTGGAATGGCACCGTTGAAATTACAGGCACATTCACTGCCACCTTGGCCAGGTAATATCTGATATATTACTTCATCGTCATGCAAAACAATCTTAAATGTCATGGATATGCTAATTCGGTTTTATTATTTGAGATGAAGTGTTCGATTTTGATATTATGAGGATGTGAAAATTACTCATAATAAGGCTATAGTAGAAAAAGCTAAAACATCTAATCTCATTATCTCGGTTGGCTTTTAAGAATCCCTATTTGAAAAGTCTAAAGAATGTCTGATTTGTTAGACGGATGTCCAACACATGGACATCTGAACTTGGGACTGGAGGGTAAGCATATTGGTAATGTGGCCTACAGAAATCAACACAGATCTTACAAATATTAAATTGTCTGTTGGTGCAAATTTTATTGACTTGCCTTCCAGTTACTATACATTGGATTGATTTCGCAAACAGTGGGGTTTGATTGTCCATTTGCACGAATCCTGCAGGGAAGTGCTCGAAGGCTTGTCAAAGCTGCACTTCAAGAAGCAGCCAAGAAACGAGAGATGAGATACTCTGATCTCAAGAAGATCGATCGTGGAGTACGGCGGCATTTCCATGATGACATAACTGTTATTGTTGTGTTCCTGGACTCCAATCTTGTTAGCAGAGCCAGCTCATTGAAGGGCCCCTCCCTGTCATTGAGAGGGGGTGGAGTCAATGTGCCAGCCAACTCTCTTGCACCCTGCACCATGCCAACCCAACTCGGTGCCTCCTGATATATTCCTCTCAGTTCATTAATTATGTGTGTGAAATTAAATCAGACCAACCTCCATGATCTTGCCCTCACCAGCATCAGTCGAAATAGGCTCAAGGACAGATACATCTGTTTTAACCTATTATATTGtgccaattctcatgcaagaataGTTCATCTGTGTATTATGCTTATAAACTTGGGAGGAAGTAATGTTTCAGAATCAACAATGAAGGACCACCAAGGCAACAGTTTTCACTACTCTAATATTTTTCTTTGACCTGTTCTTCTTGGTAATCAGCTCGATAATTCAtttaaaccacttgatatgtttcTAGTTGATGATTGCCAGCAGAATGTTGAGTAACAAGTGCTTAAATCCATTGAGGTGACCTGTTGCTGCTCAAATGGATGGGATTGAGCTCCAAAACTTATTCTAACCCAAAATTTTGGGTTAGTAATCAACACTGATGTATCCTAATCTTCTTCCTTTCATATGACAGCCATTGCCATTCGTGCCCCTTACTGGGCTCATCAGTGACTTTTAATTGAAGTACCTTATGCTATCAACTTAATCATACAATTAACGTGCAGTTAATTTGTTGCAATCTCATTTTGATTAGAAGTACAAATCATTTGTGCAATGTGGCCAACATTAATGTCCTATCCTTTTGGTCATTTGTGGAAACTTGAAGCTTTAGGAACTCGCACTATCTCATCTTGTTCTTCAACAAGTAGGTAAAACTTCAGCACAAACATTTTCTTATACATCTTGGCAATTAGAGTGCAGGATTTCTTATGATAGAGGAAAGAAGAAAGATTTATATTCCACATGAAGAAGACGACCAACTCTCTTTCATCAAGAGGAACTCAATGAATACATtaagaacactaactcttaatataaGCAAGACTCGGGAGTGGCACACCAAGCACAGTGAGCTTAGTTAACAGTCACCTTCCCCACCATGCCAGCTCCCTGGTGAGGAGCGCAGTAGAAGGTGTAGGTGCCCTTCTCCTTCAAGGTCACCTGGTAGGTCTCGCCTGGGGCATTCAGTAGGTCCTCCTCGGGCATGGAGATGGAGCCGACGTTGACACCCGCGGGGATCTCATCCTCGTCGAACACCACGTTGTGGGGGAACCCGGCGTTGTTCTTGAACACGATCGTCTCCCCCGAGGGCACCGAGAACTCGTTGGGCACGAAGGCCAGCGAGCCGTCGCTGCCTCCCAGAAGCACGTCGAAGGCGAGCGCGTTGCCCGCCAGCACCGCGCTCGCGGCGACCGCGGCCGCGGCCGCGCCCACCTCCCTCAGGGACGCCCGGGCCACCATGGCCGCGGCAGGAGCCT harbors:
- the LOC103998824 gene encoding plastocyanin-like yields the protein MASLTSAAVTIPTFTGLRAGTAAARRGASVVAAHSKAPAAAMVARASLREVGAAAAAVAASAVLAGNALAFDVLLGGSDGSLAFVPNEFSVPSGETIVFKNNAGFPHNVVFDEDEIPAGVNVGSISMPEEDLLNAPGETYQVTLKEKGTYTFYCAPHQGAGMVGKVTVN